One Novipirellula galeiformis DNA segment encodes these proteins:
- a CDS encoding zinc-binding alcohol dehydrogenase family protein: MKAIGYNQAGPITAADSLVEFEAETPKLRPHDLLVEVRGISVNPVDVKVRENMAPETGTKVIGYDAAGVVKQIGSDVNKFKIGDEVFYAGDITRPGTNSELHAVDERIVGKKPKSLGFAEAAGFPLTSITAWELLFESLAVKEGEGAGESLLIIGGAGGVGSILIQLAKKLTGLTVVATASRPETIQWVQKMGADHVINHRESLVDQLQELKLQPRYVASLTGTDGHFPAIIELIKPRGHVAFIDDPQTLDIKSGKPKALTFSWEFMFARSMFQTDDIEYQHELLNRVSEMIDDGTLICTVTNNLGKISADTLKEAHKQQESGRAIGKNVLTGF; the protein is encoded by the coding sequence ATGAAAGCGATTGGATATAACCAGGCTGGGCCAATTACCGCAGCCGATTCACTGGTCGAATTTGAAGCCGAGACACCGAAATTGAGGCCGCACGATTTGTTGGTCGAGGTGCGAGGCATCTCGGTCAATCCAGTGGACGTGAAAGTCCGCGAGAATATGGCACCTGAAACTGGAACCAAAGTGATTGGTTACGATGCCGCGGGAGTGGTCAAGCAAATCGGCAGCGACGTCAACAAGTTCAAGATTGGCGACGAAGTTTTTTATGCTGGGGATATTACTCGTCCCGGCACCAACTCGGAACTTCATGCCGTCGATGAACGGATCGTCGGAAAGAAACCGAAATCGCTCGGTTTCGCGGAAGCAGCTGGCTTTCCGCTGACATCGATTACCGCTTGGGAATTGCTGTTCGAGTCGCTCGCAGTCAAAGAAGGCGAAGGAGCTGGTGAAAGCCTGTTGATTATCGGGGGTGCCGGGGGCGTCGGTTCGATCCTGATTCAGCTTGCCAAGAAACTCACGGGGCTGACCGTCGTGGCAACGGCTTCGCGTCCGGAAACGATCCAGTGGGTCCAGAAAATGGGCGCCGACCATGTGATCAATCACCGCGAGTCGCTTGTCGATCAGCTGCAGGAGCTGAAGCTTCAGCCACGCTACGTTGCCTCGCTGACCGGAACGGATGGGCATTTCCCGGCAATCATCGAGCTGATCAAGCCTCGCGGCCATGTTGCGTTTATTGACGATCCCCAAACACTCGACATCAAATCGGGCAAACCCAAAGCACTGACGTTTAGTTGGGAATTCATGTTTGCTCGCTCAATGTTCCAAACTGACGACATCGAGTATCAGCATGAGTTGCTAAACCGGGTATCGGAGATGATTGACGATGGCACGCTGATTTGCACCGTGACGAACAATCTTGGCAAGATCAGTGCCGACACGCTCAAGGAGGCTCATAAGCAGCAAGAAAGCGGTCGTGCGATCGGCAAAAATGTACTCACGGGTTTTTAG
- a CDS encoding SDR family NAD(P)-dependent oxidoreductase, which produces MSHDKVAVVTGAGSGIGAATAKRFARDGFKVVLNGRTESKLSAVAEEIGVENSLVVTGDVSSEAVVENMIAQTIKTYGRLDVVVNNAGVFVGGTIDKLSAADWDKQMNINAKGPFLVTKAALPHLVKTKGSVVNVSSVSGLGGDWGAFAYDASKGAVTLMTKALALDFAPQGVRINAVAPSLTDTEMAEAVMENDEVVSAFANRIAMGRAGKSEEVADVIAFLASEDARFVTGTIVPVDGGLSASNGQPKLG; this is translated from the coding sequence ATGTCGCATGATAAAGTCGCTGTGGTCACCGGTGCAGGGTCTGGGATTGGTGCTGCGACCGCCAAGCGGTTTGCTCGAGATGGTTTCAAAGTGGTTCTCAATGGTCGTACCGAGAGCAAGCTTAGCGCGGTGGCGGAGGAAATCGGTGTGGAGAATAGCTTGGTCGTGACGGGCGATGTTTCTTCGGAAGCCGTGGTTGAGAACATGATTGCTCAAACCATCAAGACCTACGGACGACTCGATGTGGTCGTCAACAACGCAGGAGTCTTTGTCGGCGGTACGATCGACAAGCTCTCCGCGGCGGACTGGGACAAGCAAATGAACATCAATGCCAAAGGCCCCTTCCTAGTGACCAAGGCAGCGTTGCCGCACTTGGTGAAAACGAAAGGCTCGGTCGTCAACGTTTCCTCTGTGTCGGGACTCGGCGGCGACTGGGGAGCGTTCGCATATGACGCTAGCAAGGGCGCGGTGACGCTGATGACCAAGGCACTGGCTTTGGATTTTGCTCCGCAGGGCGTTCGCATCAATGCGGTCGCGCCAAGTCTAACCGATACCGAGATGGCCGAAGCGGTGATGGAGAACGACGAGGTTGTTTCGGCGTTCGCAAATCGAATCGCGATGGGGCGTGCAGGAAAGTCCGAGGAAGTCGCGGACGTGATTGCATTCCTGGCAAGCGAAGATGCTCGCTTTGTGACCGGTACGATCGTGCCGGTCGATGGAGGCTTGAGCGCCTCCAACGGTCAACCAAAACTGGGATAA
- a CDS encoding sigma-54-dependent transcriptional regulator, whose protein sequence is MDNKAFDILFVDDDSDFASGCVRWFEKNGHRVTHTTSGQDGISQCEKRDFDIAVLDWNLPGLSGLELVQRMRDSNPDTEIIVLTGEGSIENAVESMRRGVYDFLSKPFPMPELQRRCWAAMERRRLRKENSQLREVIDRTKRPAAKMLGECEPMKKVFRLIDRVAPTDKPVLIEGESGTGKELVAQAIHQGSSRGGRPMVTVNCAALPEQLVESELFGHEKGSFTGATAAKPGLFEVADRSTLFIDEVGELPLALQPKLLRVLEDGSMRRVGSEKERRVDVRIVAATNRHLQTEVAEGRFREDLYYRINVLAIDLPPLRARGDDVERLVDHFLGDQHQLDDDARAALLDFAWPGNVRQLINTIERAKILSDDVIMIEDLPDQFEPPSADSSHADADSEGSLVTLQRDHIKEVLEQENGNKSAAARILGVERRKLYRMMKQHGIEM, encoded by the coding sequence ATGGATAACAAAGCTTTTGACATTCTGTTTGTGGACGATGATTCGGATTTTGCGTCGGGATGTGTGCGTTGGTTTGAGAAAAATGGCCATCGGGTCACCCACACCACCAGCGGCCAGGATGGCATCAGCCAGTGTGAAAAACGTGACTTTGACATCGCGGTGCTCGATTGGAATCTGCCGGGGCTGAGCGGCTTGGAGCTGGTCCAGCGGATGCGGGACTCGAATCCCGACACCGAAATCATCGTCTTAACCGGGGAAGGCTCGATCGAAAATGCGGTCGAGTCGATGCGGCGTGGCGTCTACGACTTTCTCTCCAAACCGTTTCCGATGCCCGAGCTGCAACGCAGATGTTGGGCTGCGATGGAACGTCGCCGCTTGCGAAAAGAGAACTCGCAATTGCGTGAAGTGATCGACCGAACCAAGCGGCCGGCCGCGAAGATGCTCGGCGAGTGCGAGCCGATGAAGAAAGTATTTCGTCTGATTGATCGAGTCGCCCCGACCGACAAACCGGTGTTGATCGAAGGCGAGAGTGGAACAGGAAAAGAATTGGTCGCCCAAGCGATCCATCAGGGCAGCTCACGCGGTGGGCGACCGATGGTGACGGTGAACTGCGCGGCGTTGCCCGAGCAACTCGTCGAAAGCGAATTGTTTGGACATGAGAAAGGATCCTTCACCGGCGCGACCGCGGCGAAGCCAGGATTGTTCGAGGTAGCCGACCGCAGCACGTTGTTTATTGACGAAGTTGGCGAGTTGCCGCTTGCGTTGCAACCCAAGTTGCTACGAGTGCTCGAAGACGGCTCGATGCGTCGTGTTGGCTCGGAAAAAGAACGTCGTGTCGATGTGCGGATCGTCGCGGCGACCAATCGGCACCTTCAAACGGAAGTGGCCGAAGGGCGATTTCGCGAGGATTTGTACTATCGCATCAACGTTCTGGCAATCGATCTGCCACCGCTCCGCGCACGAGGAGACGATGTCGAACGCTTGGTCGATCATTTTCTGGGGGATCAACATCAGCTTGATGATGATGCTCGCGCTGCATTACTGGACTTCGCTTGGCCAGGCAATGTGAGGCAACTCATCAACACGATCGAGCGTGCCAAGATCCTGTCGGACGATGTTATCATGATCGAGGATTTGCCGGACCAATTCGAGCCACCGTCGGCTGATTCGTCCCATGCCGATGCGGATTCCGAAGGTTCGCTGGTGACGTTGCAGCGAGACCATATCAAGGAAGTGCTTGAACAGGAAAACGGTAACAAATCCGCTGCGGCCCGCATCCTCGGCGTCGAGCGACGCAAGCTGTACCGGATGATGAAGCAGCACGGGATTGAGATGTAG
- a CDS encoding ATP-binding protein: protein MLSRDLLESDLQGQTRVLKRLAQGASLDEVLDTLVEVAEESRPEMIGSILLLDQPSGRLQHGASRRLPDFYCAGVDGLMPGPKVGSCGTAAFTGERVIVEDINTDPLWEAGRELALRASLQACWSQPIIASTGEVLGTFAMYYNEPRTPQASDLEFVSSSADLAALAIQRVRYQSEVERERAVLKTIVSGVPDALVSSGLDRKITHFSRSASRVFGYEAEEVLGRSTSLLYADSADYDRLAQEGFNPGSSEAIDLTEIQWRKKSGATFPGEIVASTIRDEDGNPLGYLGLIRDITDRKIADAKLAASQDKVVQSERLAAMGQMVSAIAHESRNALQRIQVSVDILRYEIEEGTDARDDLDRISRAQQDLQHLHDELRSFAGPIHLDTTMTDVSRVWRQAWTNLHVSRTGRDAQLNEAIDGVDLNCQLDAFRIEQVFRNLFENSLTACDDPVRISVTCRNVELDGEPAISISVRDNGPGIAEELRSRVFEAFHTTKAKGTGLGMAIANRFIKAHHGTIKVGNDTDGGAEFLITLPRKIE from the coding sequence ATGCTGAGCCGAGATTTGCTGGAAAGTGATTTGCAGGGGCAAACGCGTGTGCTGAAACGATTGGCTCAAGGGGCGTCGCTCGATGAAGTCCTGGACACACTGGTCGAAGTCGCGGAAGAGTCGCGACCTGAAATGATCGGCTCGATTCTGTTGTTAGATCAACCATCGGGTCGTTTGCAGCACGGGGCCTCTCGTCGGCTGCCCGATTTTTACTGTGCGGGTGTCGACGGCTTGATGCCTGGACCCAAAGTCGGTTCGTGTGGCACGGCTGCCTTCACAGGCGAACGCGTTATCGTCGAAGACATCAATACTGATCCGCTTTGGGAAGCCGGCCGCGAGCTTGCCCTGCGAGCGTCGCTACAAGCATGTTGGTCACAACCCATCATCGCGTCGACCGGTGAAGTCCTCGGTACGTTTGCGATGTACTACAACGAACCTCGTACACCGCAAGCAAGTGATCTCGAGTTTGTCTCGAGCAGCGCGGATTTGGCTGCGTTGGCGATTCAACGAGTTCGCTATCAGAGCGAAGTCGAGCGGGAACGGGCCGTATTGAAGACGATCGTAAGCGGCGTCCCCGACGCGCTGGTTTCCAGCGGGCTGGACCGCAAGATCACTCACTTTAGTCGCAGTGCGAGTCGGGTTTTTGGATACGAAGCGGAAGAAGTTTTGGGAAGATCGACCTCGCTGTTGTACGCTGACTCCGCCGACTACGATCGGTTGGCCCAAGAAGGATTTAACCCAGGATCGTCCGAAGCGATCGATCTGACGGAGATCCAGTGGCGGAAGAAATCGGGAGCGACATTTCCCGGTGAGATAGTGGCATCGACGATCCGCGATGAAGACGGCAATCCGCTCGGCTATCTCGGTTTGATCCGCGACATCACCGACCGCAAAATCGCCGACGCCAAGCTGGCAGCGAGTCAAGACAAAGTGGTCCAGTCGGAACGGCTCGCTGCGATGGGGCAAATGGTTTCGGCGATCGCTCACGAAAGCCGCAACGCGTTACAGAGAATTCAAGTCAGCGTGGACATCCTGCGATACGAAATTGAGGAGGGGACCGACGCTCGCGATGATCTGGATCGGATCAGTCGTGCACAGCAAGATTTGCAGCACCTGCATGACGAGCTGCGCAGTTTCGCCGGTCCCATCCATTTGGACACTACAATGACAGACGTGTCCCGCGTATGGCGGCAAGCCTGGACGAACTTGCACGTGTCGCGAACCGGTCGCGATGCACAACTCAATGAAGCGATCGACGGCGTCGATTTGAATTGCCAATTGGACGCGTTCCGAATCGAGCAGGTGTTCCGCAACCTTTTCGAGAACTCCTTGACCGCTTGCGACGACCCGGTCCGCATTTCAGTGACCTGCCGCAACGTCGAACTCGACGGAGAGCCTGCAATCTCGATCTCCGTGCGAGACAACGGGCCAGGCATTGCCGAAGAACTGAGATCACGGGTTTTTGAGGCGTTTCACACGACAAAGGCAAAAGGAACCGGGTTAGGCATGGCGATTGCTAATCGATTCATTAAAGCACATCACGGCACCATTAAGGTCGGAAACGATACCGACGGCGGTGCCGAGTTCCTGATTACGTTGCCACGAAAGATCGAATGA
- a CDS encoding response regulator, translating into MKRRLRIVIADDEADIRQGVRRLLGKLGYEVVGEAGDGRELVELCRQTEPDLVITDVRMPEMSGIEAAIQINKTQTIPVIVVSSYERPGSDDLHCDDCDCIADFLLKPVSVPNLQAAIARACPAT; encoded by the coding sequence ATGAAACGCCGCCTGAGAATCGTGATCGCCGACGATGAAGCGGATATACGTCAGGGCGTGCGTCGGCTTCTCGGTAAACTTGGTTACGAAGTGGTGGGCGAAGCGGGCGACGGCCGTGAATTGGTCGAGCTATGTCGTCAGACGGAACCTGACCTTGTGATCACCGACGTCCGAATGCCGGAGATGTCGGGAATCGAAGCGGCGATCCAGATCAACAAGACGCAAACGATTCCGGTCATCGTTGTCTCTTCGTACGAGCGACCCGGTAGCGATGATTTGCACTGCGACGATTGTGACTGCATCGCCGACTTCTTGCTCAAACCCGTCAGCGTGCCGAACTTGCAAGCCGCGATCGCACGAGCTTGCCCCGCAACGTAG
- a CDS encoding winged helix-turn-helix domain-containing protein, which yields MIELSPAQAKRLVINRQGLHKSNAFGRGDSALHDCIDRLGYIQIDTISVINRAHHHTFWTRVATFRNNHLDALQKDRKIFEYWAHAAAYLPMQDYRYCLPYMNAIASGQKHWRTPDKKVMASVMQRIRSDGPLKARDFAASGSKTLHFWGAKKPEKIALEQLFIEGKLMVSHRDGFEKVFDLPERILPSRLDTSTPTSEEFYRYLIIRTIQSQGFATESEIGYLRKGIKLALRKQIQQMLADNEIVQVRVHGNPNVYYSQTDMIEQDRPARVARNVHLLSPFDNLVIQRKRMAQLFDFDYQIECYVPESKRKHGYFCLPILFGDELVGRLDPKADRRNRNLVVRNLVIEKELKHVDAFIDKLARKLNELAIFNGCDSTVIERCNVKQIGSAVSRRLAS from the coding sequence ATGATCGAATTGTCGCCTGCTCAAGCCAAACGTCTTGTCATCAACCGCCAAGGTTTGCACAAAAGCAACGCGTTCGGCCGCGGGGATTCGGCACTGCATGATTGCATCGATCGACTCGGCTATATCCAGATCGATACGATCTCGGTCATCAATCGAGCCCACCATCACACGTTTTGGACACGCGTTGCAACGTTTCGCAACAATCACCTGGATGCATTGCAAAAGGACCGCAAGATCTTTGAGTACTGGGCCCATGCCGCCGCGTACTTGCCGATGCAAGACTACCGCTACTGTTTGCCCTACATGAATGCGATCGCTTCGGGGCAAAAGCATTGGCGAACGCCAGACAAAAAAGTGATGGCGTCGGTAATGCAGCGGATTCGTTCGGACGGTCCGCTAAAAGCCCGTGATTTCGCTGCGTCAGGAAGCAAAACGCTGCATTTCTGGGGAGCGAAGAAGCCGGAAAAAATTGCGTTGGAGCAGCTGTTCATCGAAGGGAAATTGATGGTCAGCCATCGCGACGGATTTGAAAAAGTATTTGATTTGCCCGAGCGCATTTTGCCATCGAGATTGGATACCAGCACACCGACCAGTGAAGAGTTTTACAGGTATTTGATTATCCGCACGATCCAATCTCAAGGATTCGCCACCGAATCGGAAATCGGATACCTGCGTAAAGGCATCAAGTTAGCACTGAGGAAACAGATCCAGCAAATGCTTGCCGACAACGAGATTGTCCAGGTTCGCGTGCACGGGAACCCCAATGTTTACTACTCGCAAACGGATATGATTGAGCAGGATCGCCCAGCTCGGGTTGCGAGGAACGTCCATTTGTTATCGCCATTCGACAACCTTGTGATCCAGCGAAAGCGAATGGCTCAGTTGTTTGATTTCGATTATCAAATCGAATGCTACGTTCCCGAAAGCAAGCGGAAGCACGGTTACTTTTGTCTGCCGATCCTGTTCGGCGATGAATTGGTGGGTCGGCTTGACCCGAAAGCCGATCGCAGGAACCGCAACTTGGTTGTCCGTAATCTGGTGATCGAAAAAGAACTCAAACACGTGGACGCCTTCATCGACAAACTCGCGCGAAAACTCAACGAGTTGGCGATTTTCAATGGCTGTGACAGCACCGTGATCGAGCGCTGCAATGTCAAGCAGATTGGCTCCGCAGTGTCTCGCCGCCTGGCCTCGTAA
- a CDS encoding site-2 protease family protein, whose product MKTAIDRRLGVRMRGGLTSVESWTRAGRVWILSDPLVRQYFYLLDEEYELLRLLDEDASVANVRQRFETGHVRRRLDPARLIALIARWHREGLVESLSPNQATMLADLGAEERRRRWQQQWLNPLVIRLPGFDPAWILGRIAPHVAWFFSPIMVLFSVLLMCSAILLVTTQFATLRASLPSLDMLAQPNQWFVLLGVAAGIKILHEFGHALVCRRFGIQVKEMGVLLMLLMPCLYCDVSDAWRLPQRRHRMFISAAGIYVELVLAAAATWLWWWSQPGLFHTVCLNVMLIGSVNTVLLNGNPLLRYDGYYLLSDGLGIFNLWSRSRAAVRSAIERLLLGIVSDGDPMDDRFTRLFLIVYGIASIAYRYLVLGFMLLFLHAMLKPLGLEWLAMVGGVWLVATSVIFPARRQLQRRFSPSGRRGVASRNVILSAVGLGLLLIVFFFLPLPNWMTVPAIVQPSPAVDVYVATGGRLVEVNRKYGDPVQRGDLIARLENPELKIEQMQVRGEWERAVAWLEHLESLGATDPATRSMIPAAIARRDDLGRQVQQLADQLHALRLFATTSGVVLPVTRDINETVEEELPEWDDQPLDPQNQNAFLATGTRICTIGSGKQWQMMAFVPQEEIVELQPGLAVRLRLVHLPGEVFDGEVESIASANAKSIPRQLQDSVTLSPGSSTAHVGTRPLGSLYEVRVKIDAETADLWVDARGKARIWLPRRTAFELTRRLLNQTFAL is encoded by the coding sequence GTGAAAACCGCCATAGACCGACGACTCGGCGTTCGCATGCGTGGCGGTCTGACGAGCGTTGAATCGTGGACGCGAGCAGGGCGTGTTTGGATTTTGTCCGATCCGTTGGTGCGTCAGTATTTTTATCTGCTCGACGAGGAATACGAGTTGTTGCGACTGCTCGACGAGGATGCGAGTGTTGCCAACGTTAGACAACGGTTCGAAACCGGGCATGTGCGACGACGCTTGGACCCGGCACGATTGATTGCGTTGATCGCTCGTTGGCACCGCGAGGGGTTGGTCGAATCGCTTTCCCCCAACCAAGCAACCATGTTGGCCGATCTTGGCGCCGAGGAACGTCGTCGTCGCTGGCAACAACAATGGCTCAATCCGCTGGTGATTCGACTTCCTGGCTTTGATCCTGCCTGGATCTTGGGCCGGATCGCGCCTCACGTGGCTTGGTTCTTTTCGCCAATCATGGTGTTGTTTAGTGTGCTATTGATGTGCTCGGCGATCCTGCTGGTGACCACTCAATTCGCGACACTGCGAGCAAGTTTGCCGAGTCTAGACATGCTGGCGCAGCCGAACCAGTGGTTTGTCTTGCTGGGCGTTGCCGCTGGGATCAAAATCTTGCATGAGTTCGGTCACGCGCTAGTCTGTCGACGGTTCGGGATCCAAGTGAAAGAGATGGGCGTGTTGTTGATGCTCTTGATGCCGTGTCTCTACTGCGATGTTTCGGACGCGTGGCGTCTTCCCCAGCGTCGACATCGGATGTTCATTTCCGCAGCCGGGATCTATGTCGAATTGGTGCTCGCGGCCGCCGCAACTTGGTTGTGGTGGTGGAGTCAGCCAGGATTGTTTCATACCGTTTGCCTCAACGTGATGTTAATCGGATCGGTCAACACCGTGTTGCTCAACGGCAATCCGCTACTTCGGTACGACGGCTATTACTTGCTTTCCGATGGCCTCGGTATTTTCAATCTCTGGTCGCGGTCTCGTGCGGCAGTCCGTTCGGCAATCGAACGACTTTTGCTTGGGATTGTGTCGGATGGTGATCCGATGGACGACCGATTCACCCGCCTGTTCTTAATCGTTTATGGCATCGCATCGATTGCCTACCGCTACTTGGTACTGGGTTTCATGTTGCTGTTCCTACATGCCATGCTTAAACCTCTCGGGTTAGAGTGGCTAGCCATGGTTGGCGGTGTTTGGCTTGTCGCCACCAGCGTCATTTTTCCAGCACGACGTCAATTGCAACGCAGGTTTAGTCCATCCGGTCGGCGAGGTGTCGCAAGTCGCAATGTCATCCTTTCCGCTGTTGGACTCGGGTTGCTTTTGATCGTTTTCTTTTTCCTTCCGCTACCGAACTGGATGACCGTGCCGGCGATCGTTCAGCCAAGCCCCGCTGTCGATGTCTACGTTGCTACCGGAGGTCGCTTAGTCGAAGTGAACCGAAAATATGGCGATCCTGTACAACGTGGCGATCTTATCGCCCGACTTGAGAACCCTGAATTGAAGATCGAGCAAATGCAGGTTCGTGGAGAATGGGAACGAGCGGTCGCTTGGCTTGAACACCTCGAATCCCTCGGTGCTACCGACCCCGCGACTCGATCGATGATCCCCGCAGCAATTGCGAGGCGTGACGACCTTGGTAGACAAGTACAGCAACTTGCCGATCAACTCCACGCACTCCGTTTATTTGCAACCACAAGCGGTGTCGTTTTGCCGGTCACACGAGACATCAACGAAACCGTCGAAGAGGAGCTGCCCGAATGGGATGACCAACCTCTGGACCCACAAAATCAAAATGCGTTTTTGGCAACGGGAACACGGATTTGTACGATTGGCTCAGGAAAGCAATGGCAAATGATGGCGTTCGTTCCCCAAGAAGAAATCGTTGAACTTCAGCCAGGATTGGCCGTCCGTTTGCGTCTCGTCCATCTTCCCGGCGAAGTCTTCGACGGGGAAGTCGAGTCGATTGCAAGTGCCAATGCAAAATCGATCCCGAGGCAATTGCAAGATTCGGTGACGCTGTCGCCCGGTTCCTCCACAGCCCATGTCGGCACACGACCGCTCGGCAGCCTTTACGAGGTACGTGTCAAAATCGACGCGGAAACGGCGGACCTGTGGGTGGACGCTCGTGGTAAAGCTCGGATCTGGCTACCACGCCGAACCGCTTTTGAATTGACCCGGCGACTGCTGAACCAAACGTTCGCCCTCTAA
- a CDS encoding efflux RND transporter periplasmic adaptor subunit: MQSLPILSNIFLRRPILPTLVLALLIAMTGTASCEVIEIPRALVTSINATEVPARETGVLAEITVRVGQMVKVGEPMARIDDEEAKQNEALAEVEMKIAIKQAQTAPLVAAAEAAATVAANNLQRAEEALAQFNRSLSLSEVDDYRLKNTDAQTLLWQRKHENEIAQLTQQFQTQKWNQARSRTKRHHITAPISGMVNEVYHDPGEWVIPGQSVVRIQPLDQLRCVGFVPADQVSLQRPTANGATPAVDRENPRKRMAVGDAATLTVPSERSDADDEFPGRVTFIDPEIEPESGQVKIWVDVDNQDLRLRPGTRGTLTVRW, encoded by the coding sequence ATGCAATCTTTACCCATCCTTTCGAATATTTTCTTACGACGTCCGATCCTTCCGACGCTGGTGTTGGCTCTTCTCATTGCGATGACGGGAACGGCGTCGTGTGAAGTGATCGAGATTCCGCGAGCACTGGTCACCAGCATCAATGCCACGGAGGTGCCTGCAAGGGAGACGGGCGTGTTGGCCGAGATCACGGTCCGAGTGGGTCAAATGGTGAAGGTCGGCGAGCCCATGGCGCGGATTGATGATGAAGAAGCCAAGCAAAACGAAGCGTTGGCGGAAGTCGAAATGAAGATTGCCATCAAACAGGCCCAGACCGCGCCGCTGGTCGCCGCCGCAGAAGCAGCAGCCACCGTCGCCGCAAACAATCTGCAACGTGCCGAAGAAGCGCTGGCTCAATTCAACCGTAGCTTGTCGCTCTCGGAAGTCGATGACTATCGCTTGAAAAACACCGATGCCCAAACTCTTTTATGGCAGCGCAAGCACGAGAACGAAATCGCTCAATTGACACAACAATTCCAAACCCAAAAGTGGAACCAGGCTCGTAGTCGGACCAAGCGGCACCACATCACGGCTCCGATCTCCGGAATGGTCAATGAGGTTTACCACGATCCAGGCGAATGGGTGATCCCGGGTCAGTCGGTGGTTCGCATCCAGCCACTTGACCAGCTCCGCTGTGTTGGATTTGTTCCTGCCGACCAGGTGAGTTTACAGCGTCCCACTGCAAATGGGGCAACGCCGGCGGTTGATCGAGAGAATCCGCGCAAGCGGATGGCCGTGGGGGATGCAGCAACGTTGACGGTTCCGTCGGAGCGAAGTGATGCGGATGATGAATTTCCGGGACGTGTGACATTCATCGACCCTGAAATCGAACCGGAATCGGGCCAAGTCAAAATCTGGGTCGATGTCGATAACCAAGACTTGCGGTTACGTCCGGGTACTCGCGGAACGTTGACAGTTCGATGGTGA